From a region of the Spelaeicoccus albus genome:
- a CDS encoding MFS transporter, with product MALASDGNAFETITTATPPHWRWTFVAAMAGFIDAGSIVAGSVGLNIWVPHFGLTNSMVGLLGAISSNAISAGVGALLGGWICDKYGRKKIYAYDLVLYMFGLLFLIFTMAPWMLFVGYIIVGLAVGADIPASWSLITEFAPARRRGRLGSLVQVLWNLGPVVMLSLGLLLQPLGMLGIRFIFGFLFVVGLVTWIMRHGVGESERWQRANDAKNLTGDLTKPARSFGRDIKALLTKPALGMFVMLIGMYGLWNIFAGTNGFYQPYLLKSIGNETNAASVGLQCMYFGATVLTTVFVFGWLIDKINRRFLFGLSAAVQIAGMSLLIFFPLTTPIAFAYLLSTGLAIGFGQQAFFQLWSGEVFPTRLRGTAQGLIFAIVRIALGFWSFFVPIVTATGFRPLAIILTAVLLASGIIGFVWAPSTSGKTLEEIEHDRYGAKENAHV from the coding sequence ATGGCTTTAGCGAGTGACGGGAACGCATTCGAGACAATCACCACTGCAACTCCGCCGCATTGGCGGTGGACTTTCGTGGCGGCAATGGCCGGGTTCATCGATGCCGGATCGATTGTGGCCGGCTCGGTCGGACTCAATATTTGGGTGCCGCACTTCGGCCTCACCAACTCGATGGTCGGCCTGCTGGGGGCAATCAGCTCGAACGCCATTTCCGCAGGCGTCGGAGCGCTGCTGGGCGGATGGATCTGCGATAAATACGGTCGCAAGAAGATCTATGCCTACGACCTGGTGCTGTACATGTTCGGGCTGCTGTTCCTGATCTTTACGATGGCGCCGTGGATGTTGTTCGTGGGATACATCATCGTCGGCCTGGCGGTCGGCGCCGACATTCCAGCTTCCTGGTCTCTCATCACCGAATTTGCTCCGGCCCGCCGTCGTGGCCGCCTCGGTTCACTCGTGCAAGTGCTGTGGAACTTAGGGCCGGTGGTGATGCTCAGCCTCGGTCTGTTGCTGCAACCGCTGGGGATGTTGGGAATCCGGTTCATCTTCGGATTCCTCTTCGTGGTCGGACTCGTGACTTGGATCATGCGGCACGGTGTCGGCGAGTCCGAGCGGTGGCAGAGAGCCAATGACGCGAAAAATTTGACGGGGGACCTCACCAAGCCGGCTCGGTCGTTTGGCCGTGACATCAAGGCCCTGTTGACCAAACCGGCGCTCGGTATGTTTGTGATGCTCATCGGAATGTATGGGCTCTGGAACATCTTCGCCGGTACGAACGGCTTTTATCAGCCGTACCTGTTGAAGTCGATCGGCAACGAAACCAACGCGGCGAGCGTTGGGCTGCAATGCATGTACTTCGGAGCAACGGTGCTCACTACCGTGTTTGTATTCGGTTGGCTGATCGACAAGATCAACAGGCGATTCTTGTTCGGCCTGAGTGCTGCCGTCCAGATTGCGGGCATGTCGCTCTTGATCTTCTTCCCGCTGACGACACCCATCGCATTTGCCTACCTCTTGTCCACCGGGCTGGCCATCGGATTCGGCCAGCAGGCGTTCTTCCAACTGTGGTCCGGCGAAGTCTTCCCCACCCGGCTGCGCGGGACAGCACAAGGGCTGATCTTTGCAATAGTGCGAATCGCACTCGGATTCTGGAGCTTCTTCGTGCCGATCGTCACGGCGACCGGCTTCCGGCCGCTTGCCATCATCTTGACGGCAGTACTGCTGGCCAGCGGAATCATCGGGTTCGTCTGGGCTCCGAGTACCTCCGGCAAGACGCTCGAAGAGATCGAACATGACCGCTACGGCGCAAAGGAGAACGCCCATGTGTGA
- a CDS encoding (2Fe-2S)-binding protein — translation MDASITMTVDGREHTLTVDTRTTLLDVVRDHLNNWSPKKGCDHGQCGACTMLVDGRRVTTCLSLAVAQDGRDVVTAAGLADGDQLHPVQQAFIDQDAFQCGYCTPGQVCSAVGMLDEAGGADLSDDEIRERMSGNLCRCGAYVNIVAAVRQAADGAPDGRRS, via the coding sequence ATGGATGCTTCGATCACCATGACCGTCGACGGCCGCGAACACACCCTCACCGTTGACACGCGCACGACCTTGCTGGACGTCGTCCGCGATCATTTGAACAACTGGTCCCCCAAGAAGGGCTGCGATCACGGTCAATGCGGCGCGTGCACCATGCTGGTGGACGGTCGGCGCGTCACGACGTGCCTGTCGCTGGCGGTCGCACAGGACGGCCGGGACGTCGTCACTGCCGCCGGACTCGCCGACGGCGACCAATTGCATCCGGTGCAGCAAGCCTTCATCGACCAAGACGCGTTCCAATGCGGCTACTGCACTCCCGGACAGGTGTGCTCGGCGGTCGGCATGCTCGACGAAGCCGGCGGCGCCGACCTCAGCGACGACGAGATCCGCGAACGAATGAGCGGCAATCTATGCCGGTGCGGCGCTTACGTGAATATCGTTGCCGCCGTCCGTCAAGCCGCGGACGGCGCGCCGGACGGCCGGCGCTCATGA
- a CDS encoding L-rhamnose mutarotase: protein MCETDDARPRRVCFTLHVKPERIDDYKARHREVWPEMARALKESGWHNYSLFLSESGLMIGYLETDDFDAALEAMAKTEVNSRWQESMTDYFEHPGDSVSDKADENMRPIPLVFHLEDRLAELAGSAT from the coding sequence ATGTGTGAGACGGACGACGCAAGGCCGCGCCGGGTGTGCTTCACACTGCACGTCAAACCTGAACGTATCGACGACTACAAGGCGCGTCACCGCGAGGTCTGGCCGGAAATGGCACGCGCGCTGAAGGAATCGGGGTGGCACAATTATTCGTTGTTTCTGAGCGAATCCGGACTCATGATCGGCTACCTCGAAACCGACGACTTCGACGCCGCGCTCGAGGCCATGGCGAAAACGGAGGTGAATTCCCGCTGGCAAGAATCAATGACCGATTACTTCGAACATCCCGGCGACTCCGTATCTGACAAGGCCGACGAAAATATGCGACCCATCCCGTTGGTGTTCCACCTGGAAGACCGGCTCGCCGAGCTGGCCGGCAGCGCGACATGA
- a CDS encoding LacI family DNA-binding transcriptional regulator, which produces MTTPRRAHIGVKDVAAAAGVSVGTVSNVLNNPAKVAPATVDRVHLAIEELGFVRNDAARQLRAGQSRTIGLVVLDVGNPFFTDLARGAEQRAAEEGLSVLLGNSSESTERESAYIDLFEEQQVQGLLIAPIGDSLARLRRLRERGTPTVLVDRQVDLPDFSSVSVDDVAGGAMAATHLISRGRRRIVLVGGPLGLRQVDDRIAGAQKAVGDAPDVTLEVMDIDALTIAHGRSAGEALLRRPAGDMPDAVFAANDLVAIGIVQAFGMNGTVSIPGDVAVIGYDDIDFAQATVVPLTSVRQPRELLGRTAVDLLRRESAALAAGTRPEREHVVFQPELTVRTSTA; this is translated from the coding sequence GTGACTACACCACGCCGCGCGCATATCGGAGTGAAGGACGTCGCCGCCGCGGCGGGCGTGTCCGTCGGCACCGTGTCGAACGTCCTGAACAACCCCGCCAAGGTTGCACCGGCCACCGTTGACAGAGTGCACCTCGCCATCGAGGAGCTCGGCTTCGTCCGCAACGACGCGGCGCGCCAGCTGCGTGCCGGCCAGAGCAGGACCATCGGCCTCGTGGTACTCGACGTGGGCAATCCGTTCTTCACCGATCTCGCGCGAGGAGCGGAACAGCGTGCCGCCGAGGAGGGCCTGTCCGTTCTCCTGGGCAACAGCTCCGAGTCAACCGAACGCGAGTCGGCCTATATCGACCTCTTCGAAGAGCAGCAAGTGCAAGGACTGCTCATCGCACCCATCGGCGACTCACTGGCCCGGCTCAGGCGGTTGCGTGAACGCGGCACGCCGACGGTTCTGGTCGATCGGCAGGTCGACCTCCCGGACTTCTCGAGCGTGTCGGTCGACGATGTCGCCGGCGGCGCCATGGCCGCGACGCATTTGATCAGTCGAGGGCGACGGCGCATTGTCCTCGTTGGCGGTCCACTCGGTCTGCGACAGGTAGATGACCGAATCGCCGGGGCTCAGAAAGCGGTCGGCGATGCTCCCGACGTCACGCTCGAAGTGATGGATATCGACGCTCTGACGATTGCGCACGGGCGATCCGCCGGCGAAGCGCTGCTCCGGCGGCCCGCAGGCGACATGCCCGATGCCGTGTTTGCCGCGAACGATTTGGTTGCCATCGGGATCGTCCAAGCGTTCGGCATGAACGGCACAGTCTCTATCCCCGGCGATGTCGCAGTCATCGGATACGACGACATCGACTTCGCTCAAGCGACCGTCGTTCCGCTGACCTCGGTTCGCCAGCCCCGCGAACTCCTCGGGCGTACCGCCGTCGACCTCTTGCGCCGAGAATCCGCCGCACTTGCCGCGGGCACCCGCCCGGAACGCGAACACGTCGTTTTCCAACCCGAGTTGACTGTTCGGACGTCGACCGCTTGA
- a CDS encoding VOC family protein has translation MSEQKFPAGAPCWIDLLTSDVERSNAFYERIFGWTAGAGAPEFGGYYMYFLDGAPIAGGMPNSPSMETADRWGIHVNTVDAQATSAAVARAGGKALSDVMEIGSMGLNAMFADPAGSEFGIWQAKEFAGCSVMAAVGAPCWFELGTSDYDSAVEFYGQVLGLEASVMSDDPGFKYTTLGAGGSPLAGIMDTRTMGGPLRDGWNVYFGVADTDEVLGRVPSLGGSVTGEAKDSPFGRVAEVADPAGVRFSVVSVQDEGCPV, from the coding sequence ATGAGCGAGCAGAAGTTTCCGGCAGGTGCTCCGTGCTGGATTGATCTGTTGACGAGCGACGTCGAACGCAGTAACGCGTTTTACGAACGGATCTTCGGCTGGACGGCCGGCGCCGGTGCCCCGGAATTCGGCGGATATTACATGTACTTCCTCGACGGTGCGCCAATCGCCGGCGGTATGCCGAACAGTCCGAGCATGGAGACCGCGGACCGGTGGGGCATTCACGTGAACACCGTTGATGCGCAGGCGACGTCGGCGGCGGTGGCCCGCGCCGGCGGCAAAGCGCTCTCGGACGTCATGGAGATCGGCAGCATGGGGTTGAATGCGATGTTCGCCGACCCGGCCGGCAGCGAATTCGGTATTTGGCAGGCGAAGGAGTTCGCCGGCTGCTCCGTCATGGCGGCAGTCGGGGCGCCGTGCTGGTTCGAGTTGGGTACGTCCGATTACGATTCAGCCGTCGAATTCTACGGGCAGGTCCTCGGTCTCGAGGCCTCCGTGATGAGCGACGATCCCGGGTTCAAATACACAACTCTCGGCGCCGGTGGGTCGCCGCTGGCCGGCATCATGGACACTCGCACGATGGGAGGCCCGCTTCGTGACGGGTGGAACGTCTACTTCGGCGTGGCCGACACCGACGAGGTGTTGGGCCGCGTGCCTTCCCTCGGGGGATCGGTGACCGGGGAGGCCAAGGATTCGCCGTTCGGCCGGGTTGCCGAAGTTGCCGATCCGGCAGGCGTCAGGTTCTCGGTCGTCTCGGTCCAGGACGAGGGCTGCCCTGTGTAA
- the rhaI gene encoding L-rhamnose isomerase yields MTTFSDIAPQLTHQEIELPSWAFGNSGTRFKVFAQAGVPRTPEEKIADAAKVHELTGLAPKVALHIPWDLVDDFDKLGAFAADHGVRLGTINTNTFQDDDYKLGSLTHPDAAVRRKAIDHMLRCVDIMDSTGSRDLKIWLADGTNYPGQDDTRSRQDRLAESLRVVYDRLSAEQRLVLEYKFFEPAFYHTDVPDWGTSYAHCAALGDRAKVCLDTGHHAPGTNIEFIVMQLLRLGKLGSFDFNSRFYADDDLIVGAADPFQLFRILYEVIRSGGYGANSDVAFMLDQCHNIEEKIPGQIRSVLNVQEMTARALLVDADALADAQTSGDVLAANQLMMDAFYTDVRSDLADWRASRGLPADPIAAYNASGYREQITADRVGGQQAGWGA; encoded by the coding sequence ATGACCACTTTTAGCGACATCGCTCCTCAATTGACCCACCAGGAAATCGAATTGCCTTCGTGGGCCTTCGGCAATTCGGGCACCAGATTCAAGGTGTTCGCCCAGGCCGGAGTTCCACGAACTCCCGAAGAGAAGATCGCGGACGCCGCAAAGGTGCACGAATTGACCGGGCTGGCTCCGAAAGTCGCATTGCATATCCCATGGGATTTGGTCGACGACTTCGACAAGCTGGGTGCGTTCGCTGCCGATCACGGCGTCCGCCTCGGCACGATCAATACGAACACGTTTCAGGACGACGACTACAAGCTCGGCAGCCTGACGCATCCGGACGCCGCAGTGCGCCGGAAGGCGATCGACCACATGCTTCGGTGCGTGGACATCATGGACAGCACCGGTTCCCGGGACTTGAAGATCTGGTTGGCCGACGGCACCAATTATCCGGGTCAGGACGACACCCGGTCCAGGCAGGATCGGCTCGCCGAATCGCTGCGTGTCGTTTACGACCGGCTGTCCGCCGAGCAGCGGCTCGTGCTTGAGTACAAGTTCTTCGAGCCTGCCTTTTATCACACCGACGTTCCGGACTGGGGCACGTCGTACGCGCACTGCGCAGCCCTCGGTGACCGCGCAAAGGTTTGTCTGGATACGGGCCATCACGCACCCGGGACAAATATCGAATTCATCGTCATGCAGCTTTTGCGACTTGGCAAACTTGGCTCGTTCGACTTCAACTCGAGGTTTTACGCCGATGACGATTTGATCGTCGGCGCCGCCGATCCGTTCCAGCTGTTCCGCATCTTGTACGAAGTGATCCGCTCCGGCGGATACGGCGCGAACAGCGACGTGGCGTTCATGCTGGACCAGTGCCACAACATCGAAGAAAAGATCCCCGGCCAGATACGCTCGGTGCTCAACGTGCAGGAGATGACCGCTCGCGCCCTGCTCGTCGATGCCGATGCGCTTGCCGATGCTCAGACATCCGGCGACGTTCTTGCCGCCAACCAGCTGATGATGGACGCCTTCTATACGGATGTTCGTTCCGACCTCGCGGACTGGCGCGCGTCCCGCGGACTCCCGGCGGATCCGATCGCTGCCTACAACGCAAGCGGTTACCGTGAACAGATCACCGCCGATCGCGTCGGCGGCCAGCAAGCAGGGTGGGGTGCATAA
- a CDS encoding M20 metallopeptidase family protein codes for MNFVDEAKTIHPELIALRRTLHASPEVGLQLPETQKTVLAELADLGLDITLGTDTTSIVAVLRGGKPGPVVLLRGDMDALPVTELTDLDFASTNGAMHACGHDLHTAGLVGAAKLLTAHRDELAGSVIFMFQPGEEGEGGAKIMLEEGLLDVAGERPVAAYAIHVGPGPKGQFGTRPGTIMAGANKLWVTMHGAGGHGSQPENSTDPVPPLAEMVTALQTMATRQFSVFDPIVVTVTQLEAGEAINVIPDTAKLGATIRTLSNKSLDLVIAKTKSLADGIAAAHDCTAEVELDVSYPVTVNDDAATAEALSVLRESFGDDRVVESPDPRMGSEDFSFVLEEVPGTFLFLLATPDGIDPDSATNHSPRIYFDDDVLADQSAALAQLAWSKLQAAAATAAG; via the coding sequence ATGAACTTCGTCGATGAAGCGAAGACCATCCACCCGGAACTCATCGCGCTGCGGCGCACGCTGCACGCATCCCCGGAAGTCGGCCTCCAGCTGCCCGAAACTCAAAAGACAGTGCTTGCCGAACTTGCCGATCTCGGCCTGGACATCACTCTCGGCACCGACACGACGTCCATCGTGGCAGTGCTGCGCGGCGGCAAGCCCGGCCCGGTCGTGCTGTTGCGCGGCGATATGGACGCGCTGCCCGTGACCGAGCTGACCGACCTCGATTTCGCGTCGACCAACGGTGCCATGCACGCGTGCGGGCATGACTTGCATACCGCCGGCCTGGTCGGGGCCGCCAAACTCCTGACCGCCCACCGGGACGAACTGGCCGGCAGCGTGATCTTCATGTTCCAGCCCGGCGAAGAAGGCGAAGGCGGCGCGAAGATCATGTTGGAGGAGGGGCTGCTCGACGTTGCCGGGGAACGTCCCGTTGCCGCGTACGCGATCCACGTGGGCCCCGGCCCGAAAGGCCAATTCGGCACTCGCCCGGGAACCATCATGGCCGGTGCCAACAAGCTGTGGGTCACCATGCATGGCGCCGGAGGGCACGGATCGCAGCCGGAGAATTCCACCGACCCGGTGCCGCCGCTCGCCGAAATGGTGACGGCGCTGCAAACCATGGCGACACGGCAATTCAGCGTGTTCGACCCGATAGTTGTCACTGTGACGCAATTGGAAGCCGGCGAGGCAATCAACGTCATCCCCGACACCGCCAAGCTCGGTGCGACAATCCGCACCTTGTCGAACAAGTCGTTGGACCTCGTGATCGCCAAGACGAAATCGCTCGCCGACGGTATTGCAGCCGCTCACGACTGCACCGCCGAAGTCGAACTCGACGTCAGCTACCCCGTGACCGTTAACGACGACGCCGCAACCGCCGAAGCCCTGTCGGTCCTCCGGGAGTCCTTTGGCGACGACCGCGTGGTCGAGTCCCCGGATCCGCGGATGGGGTCGGAGGACTTCTCCTTCGTACTGGAAGAAGTGCCCGGCACCTTCCTGTTCTTGCTGGCCACGCCCGACGGGATCGACCCGGACAGCGCGACGAACCACTCTCCGCGCATCTACTTCGATGACGACGTGCTGGCCGACCAGTCCGCTGCTCTGGCGCAGCTGGCCTGGTCGAAGCTGCAAGCCGCGGCCGCCACGGCAGCAGGCTGA
- a CDS encoding FAD binding domain-containing protein codes for MIPFAYSRADTTADAVRAVSADPDAAFIAGGTNLVDHMRLEIATPRTLVDVSRLPLGDVIDTADGGVAIGASVRNSDLAEHPAVRSRYPALSTALLSGASGQLRNLATTGGNLLQRTRCPYFHDPTTPCNKREPGTGCSALGGYARDAAIFAATPDCVATHPSDMAVALALYGGVVQVLGAAGDREIPLNEFYANEDPSHDTVLAHGELITGVRLPPPTGAPSTYRKVRDRESYAFALVSVAASLRVDGGHVADVRIACGGVAHKPWRAARAEEALRGAPASAASYEAAADAELAAADPLPGNEFKRRLLRGTLTAVLSELSEEQ; via the coding sequence ATGATTCCCTTCGCCTACTCGCGGGCGGACACCACCGCGGACGCCGTCCGGGCGGTTTCCGCGGACCCGGACGCCGCATTCATCGCCGGCGGCACGAACCTCGTCGACCATATGCGGCTTGAAATCGCCACGCCGCGCACCCTCGTCGACGTCAGCCGGCTGCCGCTCGGCGACGTGATCGACACTGCCGACGGCGGTGTCGCCATCGGGGCGTCGGTCCGGAACAGCGACCTCGCCGAGCACCCGGCGGTCCGCAGCCGCTATCCGGCACTGAGCACAGCCTTGCTCTCCGGTGCCTCGGGCCAGCTGCGCAATCTCGCGACGACCGGCGGCAATCTGCTCCAACGCACCAGGTGCCCGTATTTTCACGACCCGACCACGCCGTGCAATAAGCGCGAGCCCGGCACGGGATGTTCGGCGCTCGGCGGATATGCGCGCGATGCCGCCATCTTCGCTGCCACGCCCGACTGCGTCGCGACGCATCCGTCCGATATGGCGGTGGCCCTGGCTCTCTACGGCGGCGTCGTGCAGGTGCTCGGCGCCGCCGGCGATCGGGAGATTCCGCTCAACGAGTTCTACGCGAACGAGGATCCCAGCCACGATACGGTTCTGGCGCACGGCGAACTGATCACCGGCGTGCGACTGCCGCCGCCCACCGGGGCGCCGTCAACGTACCGGAAGGTGCGCGACAGAGAGTCGTACGCGTTTGCGCTGGTCTCCGTTGCGGCGTCCTTGAGGGTCGACGGCGGGCACGTGGCCGACGTGCGGATCGCGTGCGGCGGGGTTGCGCACAAGCCGTGGCGTGCGGCGCGTGCCGAAGAGGCGTTACGCGGAGCCCCGGCATCCGCGGCGTCCTACGAGGCGGCCGCCGACGCCGAACTGGCCGCAGCCGATCCGCTCCCCGGCAACGAATTCAAGCGTCGGCTGCTGCGCGGAACTTTGACGGCGGTATTGAGCGAACTGTCGGAGGAGCAATGA
- a CDS encoding xanthine dehydrogenase family protein molybdopterin-binding subunit, which translates to MSTPRIDGELKVRGLAPFAYEQRTERPLYLFPVLSRIAAGRVAALDTAAAEAAPGVFAVLTHANAPKLASTDNLELAVLQSADIGFRGQIIGAVLAETPEEARYAAGLVGHSYDESAHDARFRVDHPDAYTPEGVNGGQQADVSKGDVDAALASARTAVDHVYTTPIEHNNPMEPHTAVAQWDGRTLTLFDSTQGVHPARSVLAPLFGLEPDRMHVISPYVGGGFGSKGTPHAGEALTALAAFAADGRPVKYALTRQQMFPLAGYREPTHQHIRLAADPGGRLTAVSVDVTEPTSKIKEFAEQAGVPARTMYAAPNIRSTHRLVPLDVPVASWFRAPGECPGMFGLETAMDDLAAAAGIDPIELRRRNDTDVDPMSGKPFSARHLVECLDTGAERFGWERRRPEPGSRREGDWLIGLGVASSTYPFVRIPGSVARVRYRADGRYEVGIGAAELGTGTWTSLTQIAAEALGCPKESVMLAIGDTDEPNATIAGGSSGTASWGGAIIAAADEFREKFGERPEPDDEVRAESPTVTDAENFSLHSFGAQFAEVRVNSRTGEVRVDRLLGVFSVGRVINARTARSQFIGGMTMGLGMALHEESVMDPRFGHVVNHDLAGYHVPACADVHDIDAIWLDERDEHAGKLGARGIGEIGITGTAAAIANAAYNATGVRVRDLPLTLDKFLR; encoded by the coding sequence ATGAGTACGCCCCGCATCGACGGCGAGCTGAAGGTCCGCGGCCTGGCGCCCTTTGCTTATGAGCAGCGGACCGAACGTCCCCTCTACCTCTTTCCGGTGTTGTCGCGGATCGCCGCGGGACGGGTTGCCGCGCTCGATACGGCGGCAGCCGAAGCGGCCCCGGGCGTGTTTGCCGTGTTGACGCATGCCAATGCGCCGAAGCTTGCTTCGACCGACAACCTGGAGCTTGCCGTCCTGCAATCCGCGGACATCGGCTTCCGCGGGCAAATCATCGGCGCCGTGCTGGCCGAAACTCCGGAAGAAGCGCGCTATGCGGCGGGCCTGGTGGGGCACTCGTACGACGAGTCCGCGCACGATGCGCGATTCCGCGTCGACCACCCGGACGCGTACACCCCGGAGGGCGTGAACGGCGGTCAGCAGGCGGACGTTTCGAAAGGCGATGTCGACGCGGCGCTGGCGTCCGCACGCACGGCGGTCGACCATGTCTACACGACCCCCATCGAGCACAACAACCCGATGGAGCCGCACACGGCCGTCGCCCAGTGGGACGGCCGGACTCTCACCTTGTTCGACTCCACGCAGGGCGTCCATCCGGCGCGGAGCGTACTGGCACCGCTGTTCGGGCTCGAACCGGACCGGATGCACGTGATCTCGCCGTACGTGGGCGGCGGGTTCGGGTCGAAGGGCACCCCGCACGCCGGCGAAGCGCTCACGGCACTTGCCGCTTTCGCGGCCGACGGCCGGCCGGTGAAGTACGCGCTGACCCGGCAGCAGATGTTCCCCCTGGCGGGGTACCGCGAGCCGACGCATCAACACATCCGGTTGGCTGCGGATCCAGGCGGTCGGCTCACGGCGGTCAGCGTCGACGTCACCGAGCCCACCTCGAAGATCAAGGAGTTCGCCGAACAGGCCGGCGTGCCGGCGCGCACCATGTACGCGGCACCGAATATCCGGTCGACGCATCGGCTCGTGCCTCTCGACGTCCCGGTTGCGTCGTGGTTCCGCGCGCCCGGCGAATGTCCCGGCATGTTCGGGCTGGAGACGGCCATGGACGATCTGGCCGCGGCCGCGGGCATCGATCCGATCGAATTGCGACGGAGAAACGATACGGACGTTGATCCGATGTCCGGCAAGCCGTTCTCGGCGCGTCATCTTGTCGAATGCCTGGACACCGGCGCCGAGCGCTTCGGGTGGGAACGGCGCCGTCCGGAGCCCGGCTCCCGCCGCGAGGGGGACTGGCTGATCGGGCTCGGTGTGGCAAGTTCAACGTACCCGTTCGTGCGGATCCCCGGTTCGGTCGCGCGCGTGCGGTACCGGGCGGACGGGCGCTACGAAGTCGGCATCGGCGCCGCCGAACTCGGCACGGGCACGTGGACGTCGCTGACGCAGATCGCTGCCGAGGCGCTGGGATGTCCGAAGGAATCGGTCATGCTGGCCATTGGCGACACCGACGAGCCCAACGCCACTATCGCCGGCGGCTCGTCGGGCACCGCCAGTTGGGGCGGGGCGATAATCGCGGCGGCCGACGAGTTTCGGGAGAAGTTCGGCGAACGGCCCGAACCGGACGACGAGGTCCGGGCCGAAAGCCCGACCGTGACGGACGCCGAGAACTTCTCGCTGCATTCGTTCGGCGCGCAATTCGCCGAGGTGCGAGTGAACTCACGCACCGGCGAGGTCAGGGTCGACCGGTTGCTCGGCGTGTTCTCGGTGGGCCGGGTGATCAACGCCCGGACGGCGCGCTCGCAGTTCATCGGCGGCATGACCATGGGGCTCGGCATGGCATTGCACGAGGAAAGCGTCATGGATCCGCGGTTCGGCCATGTGGTCAATCACGATCTTGCCGGCTATCACGTTCCCGCATGCGCCGACGTGCACGATATCGACGCCATCTGGCTGGATGAGCGCGACGAGCACGCCGGCAAGCTCGGGGCCCGCGGCATCGGCGAGATCGGCATCACCGGCACGGCCGCCGCCATCGCCAATGCCGCGTACAACGCAACGGGCGTGCGCGTGCGCGATCTGCCGTTGACGCTGGACAAGTTCCTCCGCTGA
- a CDS encoding sigma-70 family RNA polymerase sigma factor — MTVRQAEPTTAEPADPEIFRRELTGYCYRMLGSGADAEDAVQEVMLKAWRAAGKFEGRSSLRSWLYRIATNTCIDAIRAGSRRAMPVQLGPARPPVEESLADVLPDGSWVSPIADDRVLPPEADAADHAEYRESIRLAFVAALQLLPARQRAVLILREVLRWRADEVAALLDVSAAAVNSALQRARSTLAATRTESARPLDAPSAELVDRYVDAFERYDIAEFTRLLHADAVQTMPPLAMWLRGSDDIGRWMLGVGAECRGSRILPTSANGCPTFAQYRIDPAGGHAPWALHVLAVRGGKVAGIHSFLDAANLFEAFGLPAHLD; from the coding sequence ATGACGGTTCGACAAGCGGAGCCAACGACGGCCGAACCCGCCGATCCCGAGATTTTCCGGCGCGAGTTGACCGGGTACTGCTACCGCATGCTCGGCTCCGGCGCCGACGCCGAAGACGCCGTGCAGGAAGTCATGCTGAAGGCATGGCGAGCAGCCGGAAAATTCGAAGGCCGGTCAAGCCTGCGTTCATGGCTCTATCGGATCGCCACCAACACGTGCATCGATGCCATTCGCGCCGGTTCGCGCCGCGCCATGCCCGTGCAACTCGGCCCGGCCCGCCCGCCGGTTGAGGAGTCGCTTGCGGACGTCCTGCCGGATGGGTCGTGGGTCTCGCCCATCGCCGACGACCGCGTCCTCCCGCCCGAGGCCGATGCGGCCGACCATGCCGAATACCGGGAAAGTATCCGGCTGGCGTTCGTGGCCGCCCTCCAGCTCCTGCCGGCCCGGCAGCGCGCCGTCCTGATTCTCCGTGAGGTATTGCGCTGGCGCGCCGACGAAGTCGCTGCTCTCCTCGACGTTTCCGCCGCGGCAGTCAACTCGGCGCTGCAACGTGCCCGGTCGACGCTTGCCGCGACGCGCACCGAGTCGGCAAGGCCGCTCGATGCGCCGTCCGCCGAACTTGTCGACAGGTACGTGGACGCGTTCGAGCGCTACGACATCGCCGAATTCACGCGGCTGCTGCACGCGGACGCCGTGCAAACCATGCCGCCGTTGGCCATGTGGCTGCGCGGTTCGGACGACATCGGCCGTTGGATGCTCGGCGTCGGCGCGGAATGCCGCGGCTCGCGCATCCTGCCCACGTCGGCAAACGGCTGTCCGACGTTCGCCCAGTACCGGATCGACCCCGCCGGCGGGCACGCGCCGTGGGCGCTGCACGTACTGGCGGTCCGCGGCGGCAAGGTCGCTGGAATCCACTCGTTCCTCGACGCCGCGAACCTGTTCGAGGCTTTCGGCCTGCCGGCCCACTTGGACTGA